A region of Streptomyces cinnamoneus DNA encodes the following proteins:
- a CDS encoding MbtH family protein: protein MTNPFEDADAHYLVLVNDEGQHSLWPTFVEVPDGWTKVFGEAPRPECVEFIEKSWTDMRPKSLVAAMQDGKGADAGA from the coding sequence ATGACCAACCCGTTCGAAGACGCCGACGCCCACTACCTCGTCCTGGTTAACGACGAGGGCCAGCACTCCCTCTGGCCGACCTTCGTCGAGGTGCCCGACGGCTGGACCAAGGTCTTCGGCGAGGCGCCCCGCCCCGAGTGCGTCGAATTCATCGAGAAGTCCTGGACCGACATGCGCCCCAAGAGCCTGGTGGCGGCCATGCAGGACGGTAAGGGCGCCGACGCCGGCGCATGA
- a CDS encoding thioesterase II family protein — MRLVCFPHAGGTASYFRGWGRLVPYGVEVLAVRYPGREDRLLEPLAQSMEELADGVLQAVPGLFDVPVAFFGHSMGASVAYEVALRLRAGAGPSPTALFLSGRSGPGHDRTRGLAAAGDAELIDDVVAMGGTDAQAFADPELRELVLPVIRADYALVERYRARIPDPELDVPVVAYHGDADPALDDDSVAAWQAVTRGPFDVRRFTGGHFYLADHARDLVEDVVARLESAPKEQAARPI; from the coding sequence GTGCGTCTGGTCTGTTTCCCCCACGCGGGGGGAACGGCGAGCTACTTCCGCGGGTGGGGCCGGCTCGTTCCGTACGGCGTCGAGGTCCTCGCCGTGCGCTACCCGGGCCGGGAGGACCGGCTCCTGGAGCCGCTGGCACAGAGCATGGAAGAGCTGGCGGACGGCGTTCTGCAGGCGGTTCCCGGCCTCTTCGACGTGCCGGTGGCCTTCTTCGGGCACAGCATGGGCGCTTCGGTCGCCTACGAGGTCGCCCTGCGCCTGCGGGCCGGGGCCGGCCCCTCGCCCACGGCCCTCTTCCTGTCCGGGCGCTCCGGGCCCGGCCACGACCGGACGCGGGGCCTCGCCGCGGCCGGGGACGCGGAACTGATCGACGACGTGGTCGCCATGGGCGGCACCGACGCACAGGCCTTCGCCGACCCGGAGCTGCGCGAGCTGGTCCTGCCCGTCATCCGCGCCGACTACGCCCTGGTCGAGCGCTACCGTGCCCGGATCCCAGATCCGGAACTGGACGTTCCGGTGGTGGCGTACCACGGCGACGCGGACCCCGCCCTCGACGACGACTCCGTCGCCGCGTGGCAGGCGGTCACGCGGGGCCCCTTCGACGTACGCCGCTTCACCGGCGGGCACTTCTACCTCGCCGACCACGCGCGCGACCTCGTGGAGGACGTCGTCGCCCGCCTGGAGTCCGCCCCCAAGGAGCAGGCGGCCAGGCCGATCTGA
- a CDS encoding amino acid adenylation domain-containing protein yields MTITGAPQRLIPRWVPPSSARTGLAGLSLPVPRRLAARVRLLARRSGTGWEAAAVAAHTAVLSALGGERAVLTGYLPHATGHDSPAEVRPCALALDDETWRELLAASGRAVGRSADGAFETVLDLSGPDGPADAPPAVPHPDTVLSTALRYGPEGPLIVLRYRTDVLDAEAAGRIAGYYLTALERMTAAPDSGCRDRGLLSEAEEHLQIHGMSGPARELPDRRFHELFEEQAAARPDDVAAVHAGTSWTYAELNARANRIAHALLARDLGPEAVVAVVTERHLDWQAAVIGVFKAGAAYLPIEPHAPADRMARTLERSGCRLVLTEDGGPGHVRQAAPRGLELLTVAAAYDEGHPAHNPGVAVSADQLAYLYFTSGSTGEPKGAMCEHAGFVNHLYAKIDDLGVTEGQVVAQTAPQSFDISLWQLVAALVVGGRTLIVEQEAVLDVDRFLDTVEQGGVSVLQVVPSYLEVLLSRLEDGPDRLSGLRCVSVTGEALKKELTVRWFARFPHIALVNAYGLTETSDDTNHAVLTAVPERDSVPLGPPVGNVTVYVVDENLRPVPLGAPGEIVFSGVCVGRGYVNDPDRTALAFGADPHRPGRRLYRSGDFGRWLPDGSLEFLGRRDAQVKIRGFRIEIGEIENQLLRLPGVRDGAVVVVESPDEGRHLMAFQSGSSLSEEALREGLTQALPSYMVPRTVERLDALPLTPNGKTDKRALTVLAGELAVRGGSEAQERPRTGAERLLAEAWAAELKLPVERIGRDDDFFALGGTSLSAVRLIVRMERAFTLRDVHEHPTLARLAGLLAPSDGEDAPAADTANRDRGSGRPMPTTSQPAPSPAGQGDPFEVVRTEGRPAVLSLDGPAPADPAAWVAEHRERLCAAVAEHGALLVRGLGLRDPETVGRVGRELLHEVVVEREGFAPRQPLADGVYSSSEWPADQPMCMHHELSYAREVPGTVLFACLTAPASGGVTGVADSQDVLRDLPAGLVERFEAEGWLLDRNYTETIGGGLATAFGTGDRAAVEAYCAARGIETTWRGDGDLRTRQRAAAVLRHPVTGRRGWFNQIAFLNEWTLDPVVREYLKFEFGEDGLPFNTAYGDGTALDEDTVLAIGAVYDKHTLREPWRAGDLMIVDNLRMAHSREPYEGAREIAVVLGDPVTVPALS; encoded by the coding sequence ATGACCATCACTGGAGCACCACAGCGGCTGATCCCACGGTGGGTACCGCCGTCCAGTGCCCGGACCGGACTCGCCGGACTGTCCCTGCCGGTCCCGCGCCGGCTGGCCGCGCGCGTCAGACTGCTCGCCCGGCGCTCCGGCACCGGCTGGGAGGCCGCGGCGGTCGCCGCGCACACCGCTGTCCTGTCGGCTCTCGGCGGTGAGCGCGCCGTGCTGACCGGATACCTGCCGCACGCCACCGGCCACGACTCCCCCGCCGAGGTGCGCCCGTGCGCCCTGGCCCTGGACGACGAGACGTGGCGCGAGCTGCTGGCCGCCTCCGGACGGGCCGTCGGCCGGAGCGCCGACGGCGCCTTCGAGACCGTCCTCGACCTGAGCGGGCCGGACGGCCCGGCCGACGCCCCTCCCGCGGTGCCGCACCCGGACACCGTGCTGTCCACCGCGCTGCGGTACGGCCCCGAGGGCCCGCTGATCGTGCTGCGCTACCGCACCGACGTGCTCGACGCCGAGGCCGCCGGCCGCATCGCCGGCTACTACCTCACGGCGCTGGAGCGGATGACGGCCGCGCCCGACAGCGGCTGCCGCGACCGGGGGCTGTTGTCCGAGGCCGAGGAACACCTCCAGATCCACGGAATGTCGGGCCCCGCAAGGGAGTTGCCCGACCGCCGGTTCCACGAGCTGTTCGAGGAGCAGGCGGCCGCCCGGCCCGACGACGTCGCCGCCGTGCACGCCGGCACGAGCTGGACCTACGCGGAGCTCAACGCACGCGCCAACCGGATCGCCCACGCGCTGCTCGCCAGGGACCTGGGCCCCGAGGCGGTGGTGGCCGTGGTCACCGAACGCCACCTCGACTGGCAGGCCGCGGTCATCGGCGTCTTCAAGGCCGGTGCCGCCTACCTGCCCATCGAGCCCCACGCGCCGGCCGACCGGATGGCCCGCACGCTGGAACGCAGCGGCTGCCGCCTCGTGCTCACCGAGGACGGCGGCCCCGGACACGTGCGGCAGGCCGCTCCGCGGGGTCTGGAGCTGCTCACCGTCGCCGCCGCGTACGACGAGGGCCACCCCGCCCACAACCCCGGTGTGGCCGTCTCGGCCGACCAACTCGCCTATCTGTACTTCACGTCGGGCTCGACGGGAGAGCCCAAGGGCGCGATGTGCGAGCACGCCGGGTTCGTCAACCACCTCTACGCCAAGATCGACGACCTGGGCGTCACCGAGGGCCAGGTCGTCGCCCAGACCGCCCCGCAGTCCTTCGACATCTCCCTGTGGCAGCTCGTCGCGGCCCTCGTGGTGGGCGGCCGCACGCTGATCGTCGAGCAGGAGGCCGTCCTCGACGTCGACCGCTTCCTGGACACCGTCGAACAGGGCGGGGTCTCGGTGCTCCAGGTGGTCCCGTCCTACCTGGAGGTGCTGCTCTCCCGGCTGGAGGACGGCCCGGACCGGCTGTCGGGGCTGCGCTGCGTGTCGGTCACCGGCGAGGCGTTGAAGAAGGAGCTGACCGTACGGTGGTTCGCCCGCTTCCCGCACATCGCCCTGGTCAACGCCTACGGGCTCACCGAGACGTCCGACGACACCAACCACGCGGTGCTGACCGCGGTGCCCGAGCGGGACTCCGTCCCCCTGGGCCCTCCGGTCGGCAACGTCACGGTCTACGTCGTCGACGAGAACCTGCGGCCGGTGCCGCTGGGCGCGCCCGGTGAGATCGTCTTCTCCGGCGTGTGCGTGGGGCGCGGCTACGTCAACGACCCCGACCGCACCGCCCTGGCCTTCGGTGCGGACCCGCACCGGCCCGGCCGGCGGCTCTACCGGTCGGGCGACTTCGGGCGCTGGCTGCCCGACGGGTCGCTGGAGTTCCTCGGGCGCCGGGACGCCCAGGTCAAGATCCGGGGCTTCCGGATCGAGATCGGCGAGATCGAGAACCAGCTGCTGCGTCTCCCCGGCGTGCGCGACGGCGCCGTCGTGGTGGTGGAGAGCCCCGACGAGGGCCGCCACCTGATGGCCTTCCAGTCCGGCTCCTCTCTGTCCGAGGAGGCCCTCCGTGAGGGACTGACGCAGGCGCTCCCCTCCTATATGGTGCCGCGCACGGTCGAGCGCCTGGACGCCCTGCCGCTGACGCCCAACGGCAAGACCGACAAGCGCGCCCTCACCGTCCTGGCGGGCGAACTCGCCGTCCGTGGCGGGAGCGAGGCGCAGGAGCGGCCGCGGACCGGCGCCGAGCGGCTGCTGGCCGAGGCGTGGGCGGCCGAACTGAAGCTGCCCGTCGAGCGGATCGGTCGCGACGACGACTTCTTCGCCCTCGGCGGTACGTCGCTCTCGGCCGTGCGGCTCATCGTGCGGATGGAGCGTGCCTTCACCCTGCGCGACGTGCACGAGCACCCGACGCTCGCCCGGCTCGCCGGGCTCCTGGCCCCGTCGGACGGCGAGGACGCCCCGGCCGCCGACACCGCGAACCGAGACCGAGGAAGTGGTCGCCCCATGCCGACGACGTCGCAGCCCGCCCCCTCCCCCGCCGGCCAGGGCGATCCGTTCGAGGTCGTGCGGACCGAGGGCCGGCCGGCCGTGCTGAGCCTCGACGGCCCCGCCCCGGCCGACCCCGCCGCCTGGGTCGCCGAGCACCGCGAGCGGCTGTGCGCCGCCGTGGCCGAGCACGGGGCGCTGCTGGTGCGGGGCCTGGGGCTGCGCGACCCGGAGACCGTGGGACGGGTGGGCCGCGAGCTGCTCCACGAGGTGGTCGTCGAGCGGGAGGGCTTCGCCCCGCGGCAGCCGCTGGCGGACGGGGTCTACTCGTCGTCGGAGTGGCCCGCCGACCAGCCGATGTGCATGCACCACGAACTGAGCTACGCCCGCGAGGTCCCGGGCACCGTGCTGTTCGCCTGTCTGACCGCCCCCGCCTCGGGCGGCGTCACGGGCGTCGCCGACTCGCAGGACGTCCTGCGGGACCTGCCCGCCGGACTGGTCGAGCGCTTCGAGGCCGAAGGCTGGCTGCTGGACCGCAACTACACCGAGACGATCGGGGGCGGCCTCGCGACGGCCTTCGGCACCGGTGACCGGGCGGCCGTCGAGGCGTACTGCGCGGCCCGGGGCATCGAGACGACGTGGCGGGGCGACGGCGACCTGCGCACCCGCCAGCGTGCCGCCGCCGTCCTGCGCCATCCCGTGACCGGGCGCCGGGGCTGGTTCAACCAGATCGCGTTCCTCAACGAGTGGACGCTCGACCCGGTGGTGCGGGAGTACCTGAAGTTCGAGTTCGGTGAGGACGGGCTGCCGTTCAACACCGCGTACGGCGACGGCACCGCCCTGGACGAGGACACGGTGCTGGCCATCGGCGCGGTCTACGACAAGCACACGCTCCGCGAGCCCTGGCGGGCCGGGGACCTGATGATCGTCGACAACCTGCGGATGGCGCACAGCCGTGAGCCGTACGAGGGGGCCCGCGAGATCGCGGTCGTCCTCGGCGACCCGGTCACGGTCCCGGCCCTGTCCTGA
- the sbnB gene encoding 2,3-diaminopropionate biosynthesis protein SbnB yields the protein MSQQPVVPPFAVITGAQVADVLTGGEKQVVDLVEKVYRLHGRGDSVNPPSYFLRFPDRPSSRIIALPAAVGGDQPTDGLKWISSFPENVAAGIPRASAVLILNDHATGYPFACLESSIISASRTAASAALAADRLSRGARPRRVGFVGGGLIARYIHRYLEATDWTFDALGVHDLSDEHARAFAGYLGSRPGDAPVVVHDSAEELIRESDLVVFATVAGTPHVHDPAWFAHNPLVLNVSLRDLAPEVLLASANIVDDVEHCLKADTSPHLTEQLTGDRDFLDGTLYDVLEGRVELPSDRPVVFSPFGLGVLDIALGRHVHDRLRESGRLGVVEGFFHELDRYGRTGA from the coding sequence ATGTCCCAGCAGCCCGTCGTGCCGCCCTTCGCCGTGATCACCGGCGCCCAGGTGGCCGACGTCCTCACGGGCGGCGAGAAGCAGGTCGTGGACCTGGTCGAGAAGGTCTACCGGCTGCACGGCCGGGGCGACTCGGTCAATCCGCCCTCGTACTTCCTGCGCTTCCCCGACCGGCCCAGCTCCCGCATCATCGCGCTGCCCGCGGCGGTGGGCGGCGACCAGCCGACGGACGGCCTGAAGTGGATCTCCAGCTTCCCGGAGAACGTCGCCGCCGGCATCCCGCGGGCGTCGGCGGTCCTGATCCTCAACGACCACGCCACGGGCTACCCGTTCGCCTGCCTGGAGAGCTCGATCATCAGCGCCTCGCGGACCGCCGCCTCGGCGGCGCTGGCCGCCGACCGGCTCAGCCGGGGCGCCCGACCGCGGCGCGTCGGCTTCGTCGGCGGGGGGCTGATCGCCCGCTACATCCACCGCTACCTGGAGGCCACCGACTGGACCTTCGACGCCCTCGGCGTCCACGACCTGTCGGACGAGCACGCCCGCGCCTTCGCCGGCTACCTCGGGAGCCGGCCCGGTGACGCGCCCGTCGTGGTGCACGACAGCGCGGAGGAGCTGATCCGGGAGAGCGACCTGGTGGTCTTCGCCACCGTGGCCGGCACCCCGCACGTCCACGACCCGGCCTGGTTCGCCCACAACCCGCTGGTGCTGAACGTCTCCCTGCGCGACCTGGCCCCCGAGGTCCTGCTGGCCTCGGCCAACATCGTGGACGACGTGGAGCACTGCCTGAAGGCCGACACCTCCCCGCACCTGACGGAACAGCTGACGGGCGACCGGGACTTCCTCGACGGCACGCTGTACGACGTCCTGGAAGGCCGGGTGGAGCTGCCCTCGGACCGGCCGGTGGTCTTCTCGCCCTTCGGCCTGGGCGTCCTCGACATCGCGCTCGGCAGGCACGTCCACGACCGGCTGCGGGAGTCGGGCCGGCTCGGCGTCGTCGAGGGCTTCTTCCACGAGCTGGACCGCTATGGACGCACCGGTGCCTAG
- the sbnA gene encoding 2,3-diaminopropionate biosynthesis protein SbnA, translated as MPVVSAPYEINADDVFVDLKPVFDVPLYLKCEGFNAAGSIKVKAALEMVLAAERDGTLTRGSVLVESSSGNLGIALSMIAAHRGYGFLCVTDSRCNRASRRLMESFGARVHVVTHPDEERGLLGARIDYVRRLCEEDPRYVWLNQYANPNNWLAHYKSTAPAVAAQFPGLDVLFVGAGTSGTLMGCARYFRERERPVTIVAVDSVGSVSFGGPALPRMIPGLGAGVRPQLLDRSLVDDVVMVPERDTLNSCHAMARRGFLFGGSTGTVVSGALRWLAGRPGGERLTAVALSPDQGERYLDSVYDPEWVERHFGPPRSWGGPPAEPRAADEPVASDR; from the coding sequence GTGCCGGTCGTATCCGCTCCGTACGAGATCAACGCCGACGACGTCTTCGTGGACCTCAAGCCCGTCTTCGACGTTCCCCTCTACCTCAAGTGCGAGGGGTTCAACGCCGCCGGCTCCATCAAGGTGAAGGCCGCCCTGGAGATGGTGCTCGCCGCCGAACGCGACGGCACGCTCACGCGCGGGTCGGTGCTCGTCGAGTCGTCGTCGGGCAACCTCGGCATCGCACTCAGCATGATCGCGGCCCATCGCGGATACGGCTTCCTGTGCGTCACCGACTCCCGCTGCAACCGGGCGAGCCGCCGCCTGATGGAGTCGTTCGGCGCCCGGGTGCACGTCGTCACGCACCCCGACGAGGAGCGGGGGCTGCTGGGGGCACGCATCGACTACGTCCGCCGGCTGTGTGAGGAGGACCCGCGGTACGTCTGGCTCAACCAGTACGCCAATCCGAACAACTGGCTGGCGCACTACAAGAGCACGGCTCCGGCGGTCGCGGCCCAGTTCCCCGGCCTGGACGTGCTGTTCGTGGGGGCCGGCACCAGCGGCACCCTGATGGGGTGCGCCCGCTACTTCCGGGAGCGGGAGAGGCCCGTGACGATCGTCGCCGTGGACAGCGTGGGGTCGGTGTCGTTCGGCGGCCCGGCGCTGCCCCGGATGATCCCGGGGCTGGGCGCGGGCGTCCGGCCGCAGTTGCTGGACCGGAGCCTGGTGGACGACGTCGTGATGGTGCCCGAGCGGGACACCCTCAACAGCTGCCACGCCATGGCCCGGCGGGGTTTCCTCTTCGGAGGTTCGACGGGAACGGTCGTCAGCGGCGCGCTGCGCTGGCTCGCCGGGCGGCCCGGCGGCGAGCGGCTCACCGCCGTGGCGCTCTCCCCCGACCAGGGCGAACGCTACCTCGACTCGGTCTACGACCCCGAGTGGGTGGAGCGCCACTTCGGGCCGCCCCGGAGCTGGGGCGGGCCGCCGGCGGAGCCCCGCGCGGCGGACGAGCCCGTCGCCTCCGACCGCTGA
- a CDS encoding NUDIX hydrolase translates to MPIPDYIRDLRAFAGHQLLWTPGVSAIVLDDEGRVLLGRRADTGQWSIIGGIPEPGEQPAAAIVREVHEETAVHCVPEKVLLVEALKPITYPNGDVCQFMDICFLCRAVGGEAKVNDDESLEVGWFDADALPPMEDFAVTRVKQAAAGGPTWFEGIGQR, encoded by the coding sequence ATGCCGATCCCCGATTACATCCGAGACCTCCGCGCCTTCGCCGGCCACCAGCTGCTGTGGACGCCGGGTGTGAGCGCGATCGTCCTCGACGACGAGGGCCGCGTGCTGCTCGGCCGTCGCGCCGACACCGGTCAGTGGTCGATCATCGGCGGCATCCCCGAGCCCGGGGAACAGCCCGCCGCCGCGATCGTGCGCGAGGTCCACGAGGAGACCGCCGTCCACTGCGTGCCGGAGAAGGTCCTGCTGGTGGAGGCCCTGAAGCCGATCACCTACCCCAACGGCGACGTCTGCCAGTTCATGGACATCTGCTTCCTGTGCCGCGCCGTGGGCGGCGAGGCGAAGGTCAACGACGACGAGTCGCTGGAGGTGGGCTGGTTCGACGCCGACGCGCTGCCGCCCATGGAGGACTTCGCCGTCACGCGCGTCAAGCAGGCGGCAGCGGGCGGACCCACCTGGTTCGAGGGCATCGGGCAGAGGTGA